From a region of the Paenibacillus sp. R14(2021) genome:
- a CDS encoding AraC family transcriptional regulator — protein MTVSPLKENTQIPDRTFPINVFMVGGIHPHWHDHIEWIYVKEGQARVQIDGSYEQLNKGELAFVNSKQLHGAVRLVPDTELICIVFNEALVRGSGLDITEHHYFVPYLNQHMKWPSLMRQSDPFIDEMNASFSRLLVEFKNKMPGYELLVKAELLRIFGLYFRFAQQCTSQSLPRIQKPYDFSSLLQTLRERYQETISVGEAARLVNLSPNHFCKIFKQVTGKTLIEYMHMLRVQEAERLLRDTDYPITEIADLVGFSNMTYFGRVFKKVRNMAPSMVRKGQLEWKSQL, from the coding sequence ATGACGGTCAGTCCGCTCAAAGAAAATACGCAGATCCCCGATCGCACGTTTCCCATCAATGTATTCATGGTCGGAGGCATCCACCCCCATTGGCATGATCACATTGAATGGATTTACGTCAAGGAAGGACAGGCAAGAGTGCAAATCGACGGCTCGTACGAGCAGCTGAATAAGGGAGAGCTTGCTTTCGTCAATTCGAAACAGCTGCATGGTGCGGTCAGACTCGTCCCCGATACGGAGCTCATCTGCATCGTCTTCAATGAAGCTTTGGTGCGCGGAAGCGGCCTCGACATAACGGAACACCACTATTTCGTTCCCTATCTGAACCAGCACATGAAATGGCCGAGCCTTATGCGGCAGTCCGATCCTTTCATCGATGAGATGAATGCTTCATTCTCGCGCCTGCTTGTGGAATTCAAGAACAAAATGCCCGGCTACGAGCTGCTCGTGAAGGCCGAGCTGCTTCGGATCTTCGGCCTCTACTTCCGCTTCGCCCAGCAGTGCACATCCCAATCGCTGCCTCGCATCCAGAAGCCGTACGATTTCTCGAGTCTGCTCCAGACGCTGCGCGAGCGGTATCAGGAAACGATCAGCGTCGGGGAAGCCGCTCGCCTGGTGAACTTGAGCCCGAATCATTTTTGCAAAATCTTCAAGCAGGTAACCGGTAAAACCTTAATTGAATACATGCACATGCTCCGCGTCCAGGAAGCGGAACGGCTGCTGCGCGATACCGACTATCCCATTACCGAAATCGCCGATCTTGTCGGTTTCTCCAACATGACGTACTTCGGCCGGGTGTTCAAGAAAGTACGCAATATGGCGCCGTCCATGGTCCGCAAAGGACAATTGGAATGGAAAAGCCAGCTATGA
- a CDS encoding aldose 1-epimerase — protein sequence MSSNQAYQGTYQGEPAVWLKFGRYEAVMLPEVGGNLIAFRDVEKGYQLLHEPTQEEMESFKARPFIHGIPVLFPPNRFDNGKFPWNGRTLEFPVNEPTTGNHLHGFVHSETWTVEEFGSTANESYVTVALKVDEQSAVYRYLPFDFTLRLRYAISENGLEQQFTVINDGKETMPCLYAFHTSVNAPFVPGNSAKDYRLKLTIGDRWELSERMLPTGGYQPLTPDEQLMKGEGVYPFFTSLDNHYTAVPQNGRNRMELTDTQAGLTLVYDAGTSYKQWMIWNNGATEGFFCPEPQISLVNAPNTELPADEIGLFSLAPGEIWQERARIYVK from the coding sequence ATGAGCAGCAATCAAGCGTATCAAGGCACGTATCAAGGCGAACCGGCGGTATGGCTGAAATTTGGCCGTTACGAAGCTGTTATGCTACCGGAGGTTGGCGGCAATCTGATCGCATTCCGCGACGTGGAGAAGGGTTATCAGCTTCTGCATGAGCCGACCCAAGAGGAGATGGAATCGTTCAAAGCAAGACCATTCATTCATGGGATTCCGGTGCTGTTCCCGCCGAACCGCTTTGATAATGGCAAATTCCCGTGGAACGGACGCACGCTGGAGTTCCCGGTCAACGAGCCGACGACCGGTAATCACCTGCACGGTTTCGTGCACAGCGAGACGTGGACGGTGGAGGAATTCGGCAGCACGGCTAACGAAAGCTATGTGACCGTCGCGCTTAAAGTGGACGAGCAGAGCGCCGTATACCGCTATCTGCCGTTCGACTTCACGCTTCGCCTGCGTTATGCGATCAGCGAGAACGGCTTGGAGCAGCAATTTACGGTCATTAATGACGGCAAAGAAACGATGCCGTGCTTGTATGCGTTCCATACGTCGGTTAACGCGCCGTTCGTACCGGGCAATTCCGCGAAGGATTACCGCCTCAAGCTGACGATCGGTGATCGCTGGGAGCTGAGCGAGCGCATGCTGCCTACGGGCGGGTACCAGCCGCTGACGCCGGACGAGCAGCTGATGAAGGGCGAAGGCGTGTATCCGTTCTTCACTTCGCTTGACAATCATTACACGGCGGTGCCGCAGAACGGCCGCAACCGGATGGAGCTGACCGATACGCAAGCGGGCTTGACGCTCGTGTACGATGCGGGTACGTCGTACAAGCAATGGATGATCTGGAACAATGGCGCGACGGAAGGCTTCTTCTGTCCGGAGCCGCAGATCAGCCTCGTGAACGCGCCGAACACGGAGCTTCCTGCAGATGAGATCGGTTTATTCAGCCTCGCGCCGGGCGAAATTTGGCAAGAGCGCGCACGCATCTACGTGAAGTAG
- a CDS encoding alpha/beta hydrolase, with the protein MAGPQNTLIKLWPEGAPNAAGMTDEDRPALTPYLVEGSKGAVIVCPGGGYGMRADHEGDPIALWLNSLGISAFVLRYRVAPYGYPNALLDAQRAIRYVRLHAGEWDIDAGKIGILGFSAGGHLVSTAGTHYDAGRPDADDPIERMSSRPDLLVLCYPVITMQSAYTHEGSRENLLGKHPEPAMIELMSSELQVTSDTPPTFIWHTSDDGAVPVENAMLFASALRRSGVPFDLHIYEKGHHGMGLAESDPHVASWSTVCGLWLRRYGF; encoded by the coding sequence ATGGCTGGACCTCAGAACACCTTAATTAAACTATGGCCAGAAGGCGCGCCGAATGCGGCGGGGATGACAGATGAAGACCGTCCGGCGCTTACCCCGTATTTGGTTGAAGGAAGCAAGGGAGCGGTCATCGTTTGCCCGGGCGGCGGCTACGGCATGCGCGCGGATCACGAAGGCGATCCCATTGCGCTATGGCTGAACAGCCTCGGCATCTCAGCATTCGTGCTTCGTTACCGCGTTGCGCCTTACGGCTACCCGAACGCGCTGCTGGATGCGCAGCGGGCGATTCGCTACGTGCGGCTGCATGCAGGCGAATGGGACATCGACGCAGGCAAAATCGGCATACTCGGTTTCTCGGCCGGTGGTCACCTCGTGTCAACGGCGGGCACGCATTACGATGCCGGGCGTCCCGATGCGGACGACCCGATCGAGCGCATGTCGAGTCGCCCGGACCTGCTCGTGCTCTGTTATCCGGTCATTACGATGCAATCCGCGTACACGCATGAAGGCTCGCGCGAAAATTTGCTCGGCAAGCATCCGGAGCCGGCAATGATCGAGCTGATGAGCAGCGAGCTGCAGGTGACGTCGGATACGCCGCCGACCTTTATCTGGCATACATCGGATGACGGCGCTGTGCCTGTCGAGAACGCGATGCTCTTCGCTTCGGCGCTTCGCCGCTCTGGCGTGCCGTTCGATCTGCACATCTACGAGAAGGGCCATCATGGCATGGGGCTGGCCGAGAGCGACCCTCACGTGGCGTCCTGGTCGACGGTTTGCGGCCTGTGGCTGCGGCGGTATGGGTTCTAA
- a CDS encoding aldo/keto reductase, producing MKHIQLPGLKQGVSQLIMGSDYFAPEVYELVCTNLDAFTAIGGNTIDTAYIYYGGKSEQAIGMWMEERKNRESINVWTKGGHPSNGVPQVNKQAIYDELMVSLERLRTDYIDVYALHRDDTNVPVGEIVDILNEHIDAGRIRAFGGSNWTTARLQEANAYAAANGLRGFEFSSPNLSLAKAQEPYWADCISIDGEGLAWHEASGLPLFSWSSQARGFFTGRFTQEDRSDADLVRVFYNDDNWERYRRAEQLGQEKGASTIQIALAYVLNQSFPTAAIIGPRNEAEMKSCLEATTISLTPEEIKWLDLRTP from the coding sequence ATGAAACATATTCAACTTCCCGGACTAAAGCAAGGCGTTTCCCAGCTCATCATGGGGTCTGACTATTTTGCGCCTGAAGTATATGAACTGGTATGCACGAATTTGGATGCGTTTACCGCTATTGGCGGCAATACGATCGACACGGCTTACATCTATTACGGCGGCAAGAGCGAGCAGGCCATCGGCATGTGGATGGAGGAACGCAAGAACCGCGAGTCTATCAATGTATGGACCAAAGGCGGTCACCCGTCTAACGGCGTGCCGCAGGTGAATAAGCAGGCGATCTACGACGAGCTGATGGTCAGTCTTGAGCGTCTTCGCACGGATTACATCGATGTTTATGCGCTGCACCGCGACGACACGAACGTGCCGGTCGGCGAAATCGTCGATATCTTGAACGAGCATATCGATGCCGGACGCATCCGCGCATTCGGCGGCTCCAACTGGACGACCGCACGATTGCAGGAAGCGAATGCGTACGCGGCTGCAAACGGGCTGCGCGGCTTCGAGTTCAGCAGTCCGAACCTGAGCCTCGCGAAAGCGCAGGAGCCATACTGGGCAGATTGCATCAGCATCGATGGCGAGGGGCTGGCGTGGCATGAAGCTAGCGGCCTGCCGCTATTCTCTTGGTCCTCTCAGGCGCGCGGCTTCTTCACGGGAAGATTTACGCAGGAGGACCGCTCGGATGCCGATCTGGTCCGTGTATTCTACAATGACGACAATTGGGAGCGGTACCGCCGCGCCGAGCAGCTCGGCCAAGAGAAAGGCGCCTCCACGATCCAAATCGCGCTCGCATACGTGCTCAATCAATCCTTCCCTACGGCAGCGATTATCGGTCCGCGCAACGAAGCGGAGATGAAGTCGTGTCTGGAAGCTACTACTATTTCGCTCACACCGGAGGAAATCAAATGGCTGGACCTCAGAACACCTTAA
- a CDS encoding Gfo/Idh/MocA family protein has translation MTQKLRWGVIGCAGIAIRSVIPGIQASDTGELTAIASRGIAKAEETAAKLGIAKAYGSYEEILADPDIDAIYIPLPNHLHMEWSIRAMEAGKHVLCEKPVAMNAQEAQRMADTAARTGKHLAEAFMYRHHPRYAEIKAIIDSGEIGELRALHGTFTFNNASDAANVRYRREWGGGSLYDVGCYPISAARLILGAEPEAATVHALISPEHDNVDMMATGILEFPGSVALSFDCGMWADFRNTLEILGTNGRIEVPNAFVGDAAYYVFTKDGKREVKQPELNQYALQADAFARSVWGEQAERFTPADAVANMKVIDACLESAYSRQRITL, from the coding sequence GTGACCCAAAAACTGCGTTGGGGCGTAATCGGCTGTGCCGGCATCGCGATTCGTTCCGTTATTCCAGGCATTCAGGCTTCTGATACCGGAGAATTGACAGCGATTGCAAGCCGCGGAATCGCCAAGGCCGAGGAGACTGCGGCTAAACTTGGCATTGCTAAAGCCTACGGCAGCTACGAAGAAATTCTAGCTGATCCAGATATCGATGCGATCTATATTCCGCTGCCGAATCATCTGCATATGGAATGGTCGATCCGCGCTATGGAAGCAGGCAAGCATGTACTGTGCGAGAAGCCAGTCGCAATGAATGCGCAGGAAGCGCAGCGGATGGCCGATACTGCGGCTCGGACAGGCAAGCATCTGGCTGAAGCGTTCATGTACCGCCATCATCCTCGTTACGCAGAGATCAAAGCGATCATCGACTCGGGCGAAATCGGCGAGCTGCGCGCGCTTCACGGCACGTTTACATTCAATAACGCCAGCGATGCAGCGAATGTGCGTTACCGCAGAGAATGGGGCGGCGGTTCCCTCTATGACGTCGGCTGCTATCCCATCAGCGCCGCAAGATTAATTCTTGGCGCCGAGCCGGAAGCGGCGACCGTGCATGCGCTGATCTCGCCGGAGCACGACAACGTTGATATGATGGCGACCGGTATTCTTGAATTCCCGGGCAGCGTAGCGCTTTCCTTCGATTGCGGCATGTGGGCGGATTTCCGCAATACGCTTGAAATTCTCGGTACGAACGGACGTATCGAGGTGCCTAATGCTTTTGTCGGCGATGCCGCGTATTACGTCTTCACGAAAGATGGCAAGCGCGAAGTAAAACAGCCGGAGCTGAATCAATACGCACTGCAAGCGGATGCGTTTGCCCGCAGCGTATGGGGCGAGCAGGCCGAACGGTTTACGCCAGCCGATGCCGTAGCGAATATGAAGGTCATCGATGCATGCTTGGAATCCGCGTATTCCCGTCAACGCATTACACTTTAA
- a CDS encoding DedA family protein, with protein MLISRYGYVGLTLALALGIVGVPVPDEALLTYSGYLVGNGTLLVPFVILCAFLGAAVGISASYVIGFRLGLPFLLKYGPRIRLSAAKIERAQSWMNRYGNVLLFAGFFVPGLRHLTAYMAGISRLKKRTFMLYAYSGALVWSTLFIYIGYLLGDQWQTVKTYIHHNGLTLVLIICSCAFVILCFRLFIAMRKVKA; from the coding sequence ATGCTTATTAGCCGATACGGTTACGTTGGATTGACGCTAGCACTCGCGCTAGGCATCGTCGGCGTTCCCGTTCCCGATGAAGCACTCCTTACCTATTCAGGCTATCTCGTGGGCAACGGCACGCTGCTTGTCCCGTTCGTTATCCTGTGCGCCTTCCTCGGCGCAGCAGTCGGCATCAGCGCCAGCTATGTCATCGGCTTCCGCTTGGGACTTCCTTTCCTCTTGAAATACGGACCGCGCATCCGACTCTCCGCTGCCAAAATCGAACGCGCGCAGTCCTGGATGAACCGTTACGGAAACGTCCTGTTATTTGCCGGCTTCTTCGTCCCCGGACTGCGGCATTTGACAGCCTATATGGCAGGGATTTCGCGTCTGAAGAAGCGGACGTTCATGCTCTATGCCTATTCCGGGGCGCTCGTGTGGAGCACGCTCTTCATCTATATCGGCTATCTGCTCGGCGATCAATGGCAGACGGTCAAAACCTACATCCATCACAACGGGCTTACGCTGGTTCTGATCATCTGCTCGTGTGCATTCGTAATTCTCTGCTTCCGTCTGTTCATCGCGATGCGCAAAGTGAAGGCTTAA
- a CDS encoding arylamine N-acetyltransferase, with protein sequence MTDQHLKPQIKAYLERIGYTGPLDGSAEALAGLQEAHLLAVPYENLDILNGVPLSLNVDALWDKIVLRRRGGYCFELNALFGWLLRELGYEVTDLVARFWRDEVVFPPMRRHHVLKVEAEDAAYLCDVGVGGVVPRRSLVLEADIEQKRGDETYCFRRDAQFGWFLCELKKGEWKQVYSFTEEQQFARDYAFASYWCQYAPESPFREEAKLSLCTPEGRHTAAGREIRIFKNGEATVLTPATQAEFDAAAEKYFGIVIPAAAANEEEAQGEGRV encoded by the coding sequence ATGACCGATCAACACTTGAAACCGCAGATCAAAGCCTATTTGGAACGAATCGGATACACGGGACCGCTCGACGGAAGCGCTGAGGCGCTCGCTGGTTTGCAGGAGGCTCATTTGCTTGCAGTGCCTTATGAGAACCTGGATATATTGAACGGCGTGCCGTTGTCACTGAATGTAGATGCCTTATGGGACAAAATCGTCCTGCGCCGCCGCGGCGGCTACTGCTTCGAGCTTAATGCGCTGTTCGGCTGGCTGCTGAGAGAGTTAGGTTACGAAGTAACGGATCTGGTTGCGCGGTTCTGGAGGGATGAGGTTGTTTTTCCGCCGATGAGGCGGCATCATGTGCTGAAGGTTGAAGCGGAGGACGCCGCTTATCTATGCGACGTCGGCGTCGGCGGCGTCGTGCCGCGGCGGTCGCTTGTGCTGGAGGCGGATATCGAGCAGAAGCGAGGGGACGAGACCTACTGCTTCCGGCGGGATGCGCAGTTCGGTTGGTTTCTGTGCGAGCTGAAGAAGGGCGAGTGGAAGCAGGTGTATTCGTTTACGGAGGAGCAGCAGTTTGCGAGGGATTATGCGTTCGCCAGCTATTGGTGCCAGTACGCGCCGGAGTCGCCGTTCCGCGAGGAAGCGAAGCTGTCGCTGTGCACGCCGGAAGGACGCCATACCGCGGCCGGCAGGGAGATTCGGATCTTCAAGAACGGCGAAGCGACGGTGCTGACGCCGGCCACGCAGGCGGAATTCGATGCCGCGGCGGAGAAATATTTTGGCATCGTCATTCCGGCGGCAGCCGCTAACGAAGAAGAAGCGCAAGGCGAGGGCCGAGTTTAA
- a CDS encoding AraC family transcriptional regulator — MTVFKGDMFFKQEDFPFFIDRYTIKRGEYIPSHTHDFIELVFVVEGSAEHDMSGHTYQLAAGDVFVLEPNVYHSYRCAPEKDTVVYNVLFEAAFLQREMDVLQQLPSFVNFFYLLPFLRKSHSFVPYHPLLPVQKLQIQSHLAAIYEEFTERRDGYQLLIKTRLIECLVWLSRYHQENREAVKQPSVSERAWMDSIIHFVERHYHQPLTLQQLSQLSGMSVSSFTAKFKEAAGMSLLDYKHTVQIRHASTLLLSTDKKVLDIALETGFGDVSFFNRVFRKHTGLTPREYRSRPASQ, encoded by the coding sequence ATGACAGTTTTCAAAGGCGATATGTTCTTTAAGCAGGAAGACTTTCCTTTCTTCATCGACCGCTACACCATTAAGCGGGGCGAATACATTCCTTCGCATACCCATGATTTTATCGAGCTTGTGTTTGTCGTGGAAGGCAGCGCCGAACATGATATGTCCGGTCATACCTACCAGCTTGCCGCCGGCGACGTATTCGTGCTCGAGCCCAACGTATACCACAGCTATAGATGCGCCCCCGAGAAGGATACCGTCGTCTACAACGTCCTGTTCGAGGCCGCCTTCCTGCAGCGTGAAATGGATGTGCTCCAGCAGCTGCCGTCCTTCGTCAACTTCTTCTACCTCCTGCCTTTCCTGCGCAAAAGCCACTCTTTCGTTCCCTATCATCCGCTGCTGCCCGTGCAGAAGCTTCAGATCCAATCGCATTTGGCGGCGATTTATGAGGAGTTCACAGAGCGCCGCGACGGGTATCAGCTCCTGATCAAAACCCGCCTGATCGAGTGCCTCGTCTGGCTCAGCCGCTACCATCAAGAGAACCGCGAAGCCGTCAAGCAGCCCAGTGTCAGCGAGCGCGCCTGGATGGATTCCATCATTCATTTCGTCGAGCGGCATTATCACCAGCCGCTCACCTTGCAGCAGTTGAGCCAGCTAAGCGGCATGAGCGTCTCGTCGTTTACGGCCAAGTTTAAGGAAGCAGCCGGCATGAGCCTGCTTGATTATAAGCATACCGTGCAAATTCGGCATGCGTCTACCCTGCTTCTCTCCACGGACAAAAAGGTGCTTGATATCGCGCTCGAAACCGGCTTCGGCGACGTGAGTTTCTTCAACCGCGTGTTCCGCAAGCATACCGGCTTGACCCCGAGGGAGTACCGCTCCAGGCCGGCATCCCAATAA
- a CDS encoding ABC transporter substrate-binding protein: protein MQQRFSKKASIVLSLVLLSGMLAACGGNDGANNAANANNAGNGGNAATTEGTNNGGNTAEPAADDLSPITFSFFGEDPNPNWNKMQDDVSKEITKKTGVTLDAEFAVGDPAQKVALIATSGEYPDIISAKGDIGKLVDAGAVIDLTDLIDKYAPHIKKVLGDYMVRAKYTNDDQAIYAIPTWAAADEQRFVAGGGFELQHRVVKEAGYPEIRTVQDYEKVIKSYLEKHPTDDNGNKNIGLSLNADDWHMYISVTNPAFLTTGGSDDGEYFVNQETNEVTYHFRRPEEKEYFKWLNHMNDIGLLDKESFVQKYDQYKSKVATGRVLGLIDQDWDYNDAQQALKTAGKFDETYGHYPVTLTKDYKDTSFWPTGFMGGYGISISSTCKDPVRAIKFLDFLASDEGQILNNWGIEGKHYTMENGKRVVPKEVQDRINNDNTAFTKESGIGFYWNMMAHYGDGAKDPSGNYYTKNFPEQLVTGYSDVEKETLAAYKATTWKDLFPKEDEFKVKSYGAAWNISIPGEDEVSILGTKMRDITWKRIPEAILAKPADFDKVWDAYMKDLDKAGVEKMEDGYEKYVKDRVELWSASK, encoded by the coding sequence ATGCAACAACGTTTCTCGAAGAAAGCATCGATTGTACTTTCATTGGTTTTGCTCTCGGGTATGCTCGCAGCTTGCGGCGGTAATGACGGAGCGAATAATGCTGCTAATGCGAATAATGCCGGCAACGGCGGTAATGCTGCAACAACGGAAGGCACGAATAACGGCGGCAATACTGCGGAACCGGCAGCAGATGATTTGTCACCGATTACATTCTCTTTCTTCGGCGAAGACCCGAACCCGAACTGGAATAAGATGCAGGACGATGTGTCCAAGGAAATTACGAAGAAAACCGGCGTAACGCTGGATGCCGAGTTCGCCGTGGGCGATCCTGCGCAGAAAGTGGCTTTGATCGCGACAAGCGGCGAATACCCGGACATCATTTCGGCGAAGGGCGACATCGGTAAATTGGTGGATGCCGGCGCTGTTATCGACCTCACGGACCTCATCGACAAGTATGCGCCGCATATCAAGAAAGTGCTCGGCGACTATATGGTTCGCGCTAAATATACGAACGACGACCAAGCGATTTATGCCATCCCGACATGGGCGGCTGCCGATGAGCAGCGTTTTGTTGCAGGCGGCGGCTTCGAGCTTCAGCACCGTGTCGTGAAGGAAGCCGGCTATCCGGAAATCCGCACGGTGCAAGATTACGAGAAGGTCATCAAGTCGTACCTGGAGAAGCATCCGACGGACGATAACGGCAACAAAAACATCGGACTTTCCTTGAACGCTGATGACTGGCATATGTATATCTCCGTGACGAACCCGGCTTTCTTGACGACAGGCGGCTCCGATGACGGCGAGTACTTCGTCAATCAAGAGACGAACGAAGTGACCTATCACTTCCGCCGTCCGGAAGAGAAAGAATATTTCAAATGGCTGAATCACATGAACGATATCGGCCTGCTAGACAAGGAAAGCTTCGTTCAGAAGTACGACCAATACAAATCCAAAGTCGCAACCGGCCGTGTCCTTGGTCTGATCGATCAAGACTGGGATTACAACGATGCACAGCAAGCGCTGAAAACAGCAGGCAAGTTCGACGAGACGTACGGTCACTATCCGGTGACACTCACAAAGGACTACAAAGACACGTCGTTCTGGCCGACAGGCTTCATGGGCGGCTACGGGATCTCGATTTCCAGCACATGTAAAGATCCGGTTCGCGCGATTAAATTCCTGGACTTCCTCGCTTCCGACGAAGGTCAAATCCTGAATAACTGGGGTATCGAAGGCAAGCACTATACGATGGAGAACGGCAAACGCGTCGTACCGAAAGAAGTACAAGACCGTATCAACAACGACAATACGGCATTCACGAAGGAATCCGGCATTGGCTTCTATTGGAACATGATGGCGCATTACGGTGACGGCGCGAAAGATCCATCCGGCAACTACTACACGAAGAACTTCCCTGAGCAGCTGGTAACCGGCTACAGCGACGTCGAGAAAGAAACGTTGGCAGCGTACAAAGCAACAACGTGGAAGGACCTGTTCCCGAAAGAAGACGAGTTCAAGGTTAAATCTTACGGCGCAGCATGGAACATCTCCATCCCGGGTGAAGACGAAGTATCGATTCTGGGCACGAAGATGAGAGATATTACATGGAAACGCATTCCGGAAGCGATCTTGGCGAAGCCTGCTGATTTCGATAAGGTATGGGATGCATACATGAAAGATCTCGACAAAGCCGGCGTTGAGAAAATGGAAGACGGCTACGAGAAATACGTGAAAGACCGCGTAGAGCTGTGGAGTGCGAGTAAATAA
- a CDS encoding carbohydrate ABC transporter permease: MKAGLIAKGTPWSDRAFDIVVYVVITIATIVTLYPFLNVLAISLNDSTDSVRGGITIFPRQFTLKNYETIFAFSGLITGLKISILRTITGTILGLISASMLAFTLSRVDFQGRKFVSTFLALTMYVSGGLIPSYILIKDLHMMGTFAVYVLPGLVSAFNVFVIRSFIDGIPYALQESAKLDGANDFTIYWRVILPLTKPALATIALFLAVGQWNSWFDTYLYNGSQDHLTTLQYELMKVIQSTTTNADNFRGRNMVQVMASISPESVKMAITIIVTVPILVVYPFLQRYFVKGMTLGAVKS; this comes from the coding sequence ATGAAAGCCGGATTAATTGCAAAAGGCACGCCCTGGTCTGACCGCGCCTTCGATATTGTCGTCTACGTCGTCATTACTATTGCAACCATCGTAACGCTCTACCCGTTCTTGAACGTGCTGGCGATCTCGCTGAACGATTCCACGGACAGCGTTCGCGGGGGCATAACGATCTTCCCTAGACAGTTCACGCTCAAAAATTACGAAACGATCTTCGCATTCTCCGGCCTTATTACCGGCTTGAAAATATCGATTCTGCGTACGATCACCGGCACGATTCTTGGCTTGATCAGCGCATCCATGCTGGCCTTTACGCTCAGCAGGGTTGATTTTCAGGGCAGGAAATTCGTCTCTACGTTCCTGGCGCTCACCATGTATGTTTCAGGGGGATTGATTCCCTCCTACATCCTGATCAAGGATTTGCACATGATGGGGACCTTCGCCGTCTACGTGCTGCCGGGTCTAGTCAGCGCCTTCAACGTTTTCGTTATCCGTTCCTTCATCGACGGCATTCCGTATGCGCTTCAGGAATCCGCCAAGCTGGACGGCGCCAACGACTTTACGATTTACTGGCGGGTCATTCTGCCGCTGACGAAGCCGGCGCTTGCGACCATCGCGCTCTTCCTGGCGGTCGGGCAGTGGAATTCCTGGTTTGATACGTATCTGTACAACGGATCCCAGGATCATCTGACGACCTTGCAGTACGAGCTCATGAAGGTCATTCAGAGCACGACGACGAACGCCGATAACTTCCGCGGCCGCAACATGGTCCAAGTGATGGCATCGATCTCGCCGGAATCGGTGAAGATGGCCATTACGATCATCGTGACCGTGCCGATCCTGGTTGTCTATCCGTTCCTGCAGCGGTACTTCGTGAAGGGTATGACGCTGGGTGCTGTGAAGAGCTAA
- a CDS encoding sugar ABC transporter permease yields the protein MKAVTTMKSKTSARPKSRFWHIFAQQKYLYLMSLPFVLWVFVFSYLPLWGWMMAFQKFKPAKSFLHQDWVGMKYFKELFHDDQFFQALRNTLAMSVMGLIAGFVIPIVFAVLLNEVRLGLLKRFVQTISYLPHFVSWVVAAGIVTKMLSTDNGAVNELLVGLHLIDAPIQFAGKGNLFWGIVTASDVWKETGWNTIIYLAAIAGIGPELYEAARVDGASRLQQVWNITLPGIRSTIIILVIISIGHLISIGFEKQFLLGNNLVRDYSQTLDLYALNYGLGMGRYSFGTAINIFNSVVSVILLFTANGIFKKITKESII from the coding sequence ATGAAAGCCGTTACAACGATGAAGTCCAAAACGTCGGCGAGACCCAAATCACGCTTCTGGCACATCTTCGCCCAGCAAAAGTATTTGTACTTGATGTCGCTGCCTTTCGTGCTCTGGGTGTTCGTTTTCAGTTATTTGCCGCTCTGGGGCTGGATGATGGCCTTTCAGAAATTCAAGCCCGCGAAGTCGTTCCTGCATCAGGACTGGGTCGGCATGAAGTACTTCAAGGAATTGTTTCATGACGATCAATTCTTCCAGGCGCTCCGCAATACGCTGGCCATGAGCGTAATGGGATTGATTGCCGGGTTCGTGATTCCGATTGTGTTCGCCGTTCTGCTGAACGAGGTTCGGCTCGGGCTGCTGAAGCGGTTCGTGCAGACGATCTCTTACCTGCCGCATTTCGTTTCTTGGGTCGTCGCAGCCGGTATCGTCACGAAGATGCTCTCAACGGACAACGGCGCCGTGAATGAATTGCTGGTCGGCCTTCATCTCATCGATGCGCCCATTCAGTTTGCGGGCAAAGGCAATCTGTTCTGGGGAATTGTTACCGCGTCCGACGTGTGGAAGGAAACGGGATGGAACACGATTATTTATCTGGCGGCAATCGCGGGCATTGGCCCCGAGCTGTATGAAGCAGCCAGGGTGGACGGAGCGAGCAGACTGCAGCAGGTGTGGAACATCACGCTGCCGGGCATTCGTTCAACGATTATCATCTTGGTCATTATCTCGATCGGTCATCTCATCAGTATCGGGTTCGAGAAGCAGTTCCTGCTCGGCAACAATTTGGTCCGCGATTACTCGCAAACGTTAGACTTGTATGCGCTTAATTACGGGCTTGGCATGGGACGCTACTCCTTCGGTACGGCGATCAACATATTCAATTCCGTCGTTAGTGTCATCTTGTTGTTCACGGCTAACGGCATTTTCAAAAAAATCACCAAAGAAAGCATTATTTAA